The genomic segment GAGATACCAAGCTGTTTTGTAAGAAACGCCAAGCGTGCGTTTAACCTGATTAGCCGATACGCCTTTTCTGGATTCGATTATCATGTAAGTGGTGAGAAACCATTTCCACAGTGGAAGATGACTATCGTGAAATATCGATCCGGCAGTTACAGAAAATTGATAGCGGCAGGAGTCGCAATCGAACTGATTGCGTTTGGCGATAGTCGATATTGTTGTACCTTCACAGCGCGGACAGGTGATTTTCACAGGCCAGCGAAGATGCTTTATATAGTTACGGCACTTTTCTTCGCTGCCAAACCTTTCAATCAGTTTTACTAGATTGATTTCAGGTTTAGGGTGAGTAGTTTCTTTTTTCTTAATAGCGATTGAGGCCATGTGAGCATCCTATGTTAAACCAAAAAAAGCCGGTTACTGATTTAACAACCGAAGAGGCTATTAAGCGCCTTTTCCCTAAGAAAGTTCGGGAGAAGGCTAAGGAAGTAGCACACGAAAAAGAACAACCTAAAAAGAGCGAAACGTCCTAGTAAACATAGAATAAGGGAATAGTAACCCTGTGTCAAGTATACAATTACCTAAGTTTTCTATCTGGTATCCCTGTGATGGTGGCATGTTACGTGCTACGTCTAACTTATGTAGCTGTTCGGTAACTACTGCGACTGGGTGGCCCTAAACCGCGGAACACGCGCTGGGTCAGCATGCGGCGATTGATGGATGCTGATGTACCTTATTTGTGCTGACGTAATTGGTTGGTGCGACTGAACCTCATGGGGGCTTCGTTGCTCCAAACATTTGGTTTCATGCTTGTTCGGTACCATCAACTCACTTTGTTTAACATACACAAAAATAGCGGAGTTAGTATGCAAAAGCTGTTCAACATGTCCATGATAATTGGCGGCCTCATCGCCACTTCATTTGTAGGCGTGGCCTCTGCGGGCGGCGGTGATAAACCTTACATCGTGAAGTGCTCGGAGGGCGTTTGTATGGTAGATGCGAGTACGTACGAGGGCGAGCGGCGCTTCGAGGGTACCTGCGGGCTGTGCCATGGTGCGCAAGGTGTGGGCGG from the Gammaproteobacteria bacterium genome contains:
- a CDS encoding transposase — encoded protein: MASIAIKKKETTHPKPEINLVKLIERFGSEEKCRNYIKHLRWPVKITCPRCEGTTISTIAKRNQFDCDSCRYQFSVTAGSIFHDSHLPLWKWFLTTYMIIESRKGVSANQVKRTLGVSYKTAWYL